Proteins co-encoded in one Campylobacter jejuni genomic window:
- a CDS encoding anion permease: MLLLLWAGALGLFFGISLDATSVALLGLSLVLISGVLTFGEVLAEKAAWNTLIWFSALVMMATLLGKLGVTQFLAEALGEFASAMGLGEISIIIFLSLAFLYTHYFFASTTAHISAMFFVFYSAGLALGAPPLLYAFIMIASGNVMMALTHYATGTAPVIFGTGYVTLKKWWSIGFVISIVDIVVMIAVGLFWWKILGFY; encoded by the coding sequence ATGCTTTTACTTTTATGGGCTGGAGCTTTGGGCTTGTTTTTTGGAATTTCTCTTGATGCGACTAGCGTGGCTTTGCTTGGGTTGTCTTTGGTGTTGATTAGTGGAGTTTTAACTTTTGGGGAAGTTTTGGCTGAAAAAGCTGCTTGGAATACTTTAATATGGTTTTCAGCTCTTGTAATGATGGCAACTTTACTTGGCAAACTTGGTGTTACACAGTTTTTAGCTGAAGCTTTAGGTGAATTTGCTTCTGCTATGGGACTTGGGGAAATTTCTATTATAATATTTTTAAGCCTTGCTTTTTTATATACGCACTATTTCTTTGCTTCTACTACAGCTCATATATCAGCAATGTTTTTTGTTTTTTATAGTGCAGGGCTTGCCTTAGGAGCACCACCACTTCTTTATGCTTTTATTATGATAGCTTCAGGTAATGTTATGATGGCATTAACTCACTATGCAACAGGAACAGCTCCTGTTATTTTTGGAACGGGCTATGTAACTCTTAAAAAATGGTGGAGTATAGGTTTTGTGATTTCCATAGTTGATATAGTAGTGATGATAGCTGTTGGGCTTTTTTGGTGGAAAATTTTAGGATTTTATTAA
- the mnmA gene encoding tRNA 2-thiouridine(34) synthase MnmA, whose amino-acid sequence MKILVAMSGGVDSTVTAYKLKNLGHEVIGCYMKLHGKPNYHEENIKKVEKVANFLQIPYHILDLQKDFKNKVYMPFVDTYKEGKTPNPCALCNRFIKLGKLLEFAKSLGCEKLATGHYARLENNLIKTAVDESKDQSYFLASADKEALKYLIFPLGEMKKEDVKKFASTIEVLKSFATQKESSEICFVEDTYVQVLDQFMDTKIPGEVLDSSGKVVGKHEGYMHYTIGKRRGFEVRGAHEPHFVLKINPKQNQIIVGTKEELKISEFKLKNINLFIDAKELDCEVKIRYRSKSTPCKVEIYEDKSAKITLKDPVYGLASRQMAVFYDHDKVIASGFIE is encoded by the coding sequence ATGAAAATTCTAGTCGCTATGAGCGGTGGAGTTGATAGTACAGTCACTGCTTATAAACTTAAAAATTTAGGTCATGAAGTTATAGGTTGTTATATGAAGCTTCATGGCAAGCCAAATTACCACGAAGAAAATATCAAAAAAGTAGAAAAAGTTGCAAACTTTTTGCAAATTCCTTATCATATTTTAGACTTACAAAAAGATTTTAAAAACAAAGTTTACATGCCTTTTGTGGATACTTATAAAGAGGGTAAAACACCAAATCCTTGCGCTTTATGTAACCGCTTTATCAAACTTGGAAAACTTTTAGAATTTGCTAAAAGTTTAGGTTGTGAAAAACTTGCCACAGGGCATTATGCAAGACTTGAAAACAACTTAATAAAAACCGCGGTAGATGAAAGCAAGGATCAAAGCTATTTTTTAGCTAGCGCAGATAAAGAAGCTTTAAAATATCTTATTTTTCCGCTAGGCGAAATGAAAAAAGAAGATGTGAAAAAATTTGCTTCCACTATAGAGGTTTTAAAATCTTTTGCCACTCAAAAGGAAAGTTCTGAAATTTGCTTTGTTGAAGATACTTATGTGCAAGTTTTAGATCAGTTTATGGATACAAAAATTCCTGGAGAAGTATTAGATAGTAGCGGAAAAGTGGTAGGCAAACATGAGGGCTATATGCACTATACCATAGGCAAAAGAAGGGGCTTTGAAGTGCGTGGGGCACATGAACCACATTTTGTTTTAAAAATCAATCCTAAGCAAAATCAAATCATCGTAGGAACCAAAGAAGAACTTAAAATCAGTGAATTTAAGCTAAAAAATATCAATCTTTTTATAGACGCTAAAGAGCTTGATTGCGAAGTAAAAATCCGCTATCGTTCAAAATCTACACCTTGTAAGGTAGAAATTTATGAAGATAAAAGCGCAAAAATCACTCTAAAAGATCCTGTTTATGGACTTGCTAGCAGACAAATGGCAGTCTTTTATGATCATGATAAAGTCATAGCAAGCGGTTTTATAGAATAA
- a CDS encoding TIGR00730 family Rossman fold protein: protein MNEKISQDLEKFANIPNLKNAVTFFGSARLKEDNFYYQQAKILAQKCAQNGFCVISGGGGGIMRAANEGAFSQKNNTNSMSSVGFNIFLPHEQKLNDFVEYNITFESLAIRKMALIEKSLAFVIFPGGFGTLDELCEILTLKQLEFKKDVPIILFGSEFWRGFDEFVRNSLLKLEVISKGDELKYKITDDLDFIINTLKEI from the coding sequence ATGAATGAAAAAATAAGCCAAGATTTAGAAAAATTTGCTAACATACCAAACCTAAAAAATGCCGTAACTTTTTTTGGTTCTGCAAGATTAAAAGAAGATAATTTTTATTATCAGCAGGCTAAAATTTTGGCACAAAAATGTGCTCAAAATGGTTTTTGTGTGATAAGTGGTGGTGGTGGAGGCATTATGCGTGCAGCCAACGAAGGTGCTTTTTCACAAAAAAATAATACAAATTCAATGAGTTCTGTAGGGTTTAATATATTTTTACCTCATGAGCAAAAACTTAATGATTTTGTAGAATATAATATTACTTTTGAGAGCTTAGCCATACGCAAAATGGCTCTTATTGAAAAGAGTCTAGCTTTTGTGATCTTCCCAGGCGGCTTTGGAACACTTGATGAATTGTGTGAAATTCTTACATTAAAACAATTAGAATTTAAAAAAGATGTTCCTATTATTTTGTTTGGGAGTGAATTTTGGCGAGGTTTTGATGAGTTCGTCAGAAATTCTTTACTCAAACTTGAAGTGATTTCTAAAGGAGATGAGTTAAAGTATAAAATCACTGACGACTTAGATTTTATAATTAATACTTTAAAGGAAATTTAA
- the fliY gene encoding flagellar motor switch protein FliY, with product MINDFLKMFTNECISTIEGLTGKSAEFSEYKEFDVNTSDTLKAPLVYAIFNIANGGKIGILAGAVLMSAIGEWMMGEEEITKNDKLGPDEMDAAKEAIQNIISAFSTTLGAQKDIPKMDFSIESCEFVPESVDFKDFKKLFLYDVKIGDLEEQVSLAMDQTLHNILSGKPAETGNTSTDSNHNTEEKAIMLSEELKNINLIMDVRLPVRVRIGNKKMLLKDVLTMDIGSVVELNQLANDPLEILIGDKRIAYGEVVIVDGNFGVQITEIGSKKERLEQLR from the coding sequence ATGATCAATGATTTTTTAAAAATGTTTACAAATGAATGCATCAGCACCATTGAAGGTTTAACAGGAAAAAGTGCTGAATTTAGCGAATATAAAGAATTTGATGTCAATACAAGCGATACTTTAAAAGCACCTTTAGTGTATGCTATATTTAATATAGCAAATGGTGGAAAAATAGGAATTTTAGCTGGTGCTGTTTTAATGAGTGCTATTGGTGAATGGATGATGGGTGAAGAAGAGATCACCAAAAACGATAAACTGGGTCCTGATGAAATGGATGCAGCTAAAGAAGCCATCCAAAATATCATTTCAGCATTTTCTACAACCTTAGGAGCCCAAAAAGACATTCCAAAAATGGATTTTAGCATAGAATCTTGTGAATTTGTGCCTGAAAGCGTAGATTTTAAAGATTTTAAAAAATTATTTTTATATGATGTAAAAATAGGCGATTTAGAAGAACAAGTTTCTTTAGCCATGGATCAAACACTCCATAACATCCTAAGCGGGAAACCTGCTGAAACAGGAAATACAAGCACTGATTCTAATCACAATACTGAAGAAAAAGCGATAATGCTTAGCGAAGAGCTTAAAAATATCAATCTTATCATGGATGTGCGTTTGCCTGTTCGTGTGCGTATAGGCAATAAAAAAATGCTTTTAAAAGATGTTTTAACTATGGATATAGGTTCAGTTGTGGAGCTTAATCAACTTGCAAACGATCCGCTTGAAATTTTAATTGGGGATAAAAGAATTGCTTATGGCGAGGTAGTAATTGTCGATGGTAACTTCGGCGTTCAAATTACAGAAATCGGTTCTAAAAAAGAAAGATTAGAACAACTAAGATAA
- the fliM gene encoding flagellar motor switch protein FliM, giving the protein MAEILSQEEIDALLEVVDDNTDTPIASNSKDEKDERNIVVYDFKRPNRVSKEQLRTIKGIHDKLARNLASQISSMMRSIVETKLHSVDQMTYGEFLMSLPSPTSFNVFSIKPLDGNCVLEINPSIAFPMIDRLLGGQGDSYEASRELTDIELNLLDSILRIIMQRLKESWATVTEIYPSIEAKESSPNVVQIVSQNEIVIMVVMEIIIGNSSGMVNICYPVVHLESILSRLANRDIMMGETSAKKSRNKELKTLIGRAEVVYEAILGKTLINVHEFLELKQGDILRLDREADDKAIVSIDKKDVFLAQIGLHRFRKSIKILELIRTDKDEIKEILEKYEEERKAKASVYDEPEEEDEEI; this is encoded by the coding sequence ATGGCTGAGATACTTTCCCAAGAAGAAATTGATGCTCTACTTGAAGTTGTCGATGATAACACCGACACACCCATAGCCTCAAATTCAAAAGATGAAAAAGATGAAAGAAATATCGTTGTATACGATTTTAAGCGTCCAAACAGAGTTTCAAAAGAACAACTTAGGACGATTAAAGGCATACATGATAAATTGGCAAGAAATTTAGCCTCTCAAATTTCATCGATGATGAGAAGTATTGTTGAAACTAAACTTCATTCAGTCGATCAGATGACTTATGGAGAGTTTTTAATGTCTTTGCCAAGCCCAACAAGTTTTAACGTTTTTTCTATCAAACCTTTAGATGGAAACTGTGTTTTAGAAATCAATCCAAGCATAGCTTTTCCTATGATAGACAGGCTTTTAGGTGGTCAAGGCGATAGCTATGAAGCTTCGCGTGAGCTTACGGATATTGAGCTTAATTTACTTGATTCTATTTTGCGTATCATTATGCAAAGACTTAAAGAAAGCTGGGCTACCGTAACTGAAATTTATCCTAGTATAGAAGCTAAAGAATCAAGTCCAAATGTTGTGCAAATCGTATCTCAAAATGAGATTGTTATCATGGTAGTAATGGAAATCATCATAGGAAATTCAAGCGGTATGGTAAATATCTGCTATCCTGTAGTGCATTTAGAAAGTATATTAAGCCGTTTGGCAAACCGCGACATTATGATGGGTGAAACCTCAGCCAAAAAATCACGTAACAAAGAACTTAAAACTTTAATCGGTCGTGCTGAAGTGGTATATGAGGCAATTTTAGGAAAAACCTTAATTAATGTTCATGAATTTTTAGAACTTAAACAAGGCGATATTTTAAGGCTTGATAGAGAAGCAGACGATAAAGCTATAGTAAGTATCGATAAAAAAGATGTTTTCTTAGCACAAATTGGATTGCATCGTTTTAGAAAATCTATTAAAATTTTAGAACTTATACGCACAGATAAAGATGAAATCAAAGAAATTTTGGAAAAATACGAAGAAGAGCGTAAAGCTAAAGCCAGTGTTTATGATGAGCCTGAAGAGGAGGATGAAGAAATATGA
- the fliA gene encoding RNA polymerase sigma factor FliA: MLKEPPKAYAQMLKKEQDELVLSYMPALRAMAFRLKERLPSSIDVNDLISIGVEEMIKLSRRYDKEQNDNFWGFARKRVNGSMLDYLRSLDVMSRNNRKIIKDIDAIMDEYFLENECEPDDEYLAKKLDLDVEKIKEVRTAHAISYTLPIDEQIELYNEDNTLEKIEKEELLEKIHEVLDDLKERDQLIIQLYYYEELSLKEISEILQISESRISQIHKKLLKKLRERLV; the protein is encoded by the coding sequence ATGCTAAAAGAGCCGCCTAAAGCTTATGCACAAATGCTAAAGAAAGAGCAAGATGAGCTTGTGCTTTCTTACATGCCAGCTCTGCGTGCTATGGCTTTTAGACTAAAAGAACGCTTGCCTTCAAGTATAGATGTTAATGATCTTATTAGCATAGGCGTTGAAGAAATGATAAAGCTTTCACGCCGTTACGATAAAGAACAAAATGATAACTTCTGGGGTTTTGCAAGAAAAAGAGTTAACGGCTCTATGCTTGATTATCTTAGAAGTCTTGATGTAATGAGTCGCAATAATCGCAAAATTATTAAAGATATTGATGCAATCATGGATGAATATTTCCTTGAGAATGAATGCGAACCTGATGATGAGTATCTAGCCAAAAAACTTGATTTAGATGTAGAAAAAATCAAAGAAGTAAGAACAGCTCATGCTATTAGCTATACCCTGCCCATCGATGAACAAATCGAACTTTATAATGAAGACAATACTTTAGAAAAAATTGAAAAAGAAGAACTTTTAGAAAAAATTCACGAAGTGCTAGATGATCTTAAAGAGCGCGATCAGTTAATTATTCAGCTTTATTATTATGAAGAATTAAGCCTAAAAGAAATCAGTGAAATTTTACAAATCAGCGAAAGCAGAATTTCACAAATTCACAAAAAACTTCTTAAAAAACTTAGAGAAAGGCTAGTGTAA
- the flhG gene encoding flagella biosynthesis ATPase FlhG, giving the protein MNNQANKLRNLMSQNGTKKSQNTHFIAITSGKGGVGKSTISANLANVLANNGYKVGLFDADIGLANLDVILNVRIQKNLLHVLRGECSLEDILIEVKPNLWLIPGESGDEILKYNDKNIYERFLNQASILDELDFLIIDTGAGIGGNILNFLEMADEVIVVTVPDPAAITDAYATIKTTSKTKENLLMLFNVVKNENEALKVFENIKKVADANIKNPLNLEFLGHLSASKDVSGSIKKRTLFSDENTASSDELKALASKLLYRLERKVLDNVSNRSFSSFFRKIIERF; this is encoded by the coding sequence ATGAATAACCAAGCAAATAAACTTCGCAATCTCATGAGTCAAAATGGAACCAAAAAATCCCAAAACACTCATTTTATAGCTATTACAAGTGGAAAAGGTGGCGTTGGAAAAAGTACGATTAGCGCAAATCTAGCCAATGTTTTAGCAAATAATGGCTATAAAGTTGGGCTTTTTGATGCTGATATTGGCTTGGCAAATTTGGATGTCATTTTAAATGTACGCATACAAAAAAATCTCTTGCATGTTTTACGCGGAGAATGCTCCTTGGAAGATATTTTAATAGAAGTTAAGCCAAATTTATGGCTCATCCCAGGCGAAAGTGGAGATGAGATTTTAAAATATAATGATAAAAATATTTACGAGAGATTTTTAAATCAAGCAAGTATTTTAGATGAGCTTGATTTTCTTATTATCGACACAGGTGCGGGTATTGGTGGAAATATTTTAAATTTTTTAGAAATGGCTGATGAAGTTATAGTAGTAACCGTTCCTGATCCTGCAGCAATCACTGATGCGTATGCAACCATAAAAACAACTTCTAAGACAAAAGAAAATTTACTAATGCTCTTTAATGTTGTAAAAAATGAAAATGAAGCTTTAAAAGTTTTTGAAAATATTAAAAAAGTTGCAGATGCAAACATTAAAAATCCTTTAAATTTAGAATTCTTAGGTCATTTAAGCGCTTCTAAAGATGTAAGTGGTAGTATTAAAAAAAGAACTTTATTTAGCGATGAAAACACAGCCTCAAGTGATGAGCTTAAAGCCCTAGCTTCCAAGCTTTTATATAGATTGGAACGGAAAGTGCTTGATAATGTTTCAAATCGTAGTTTTTCAAGTTTTTTTAGAAAAATTATTGAAAGATTTTAG
- the flhF gene encoding flagellar biosynthesis protein FlhF has protein sequence MGQLIHTFTVEDTEQIIPKVKEDYGDKALIITNKQIRPKTLNRSALYEVMVAIEESDYEEHLKKQGKSLPAKKSSPKPSSTSLAEEKIRSQIPQEDEDVVLDFSNTRLNTNLNTVKNNDLTKKTYQDFPQNKINPHQNKTLGFDDFKEKLSEVSNEISKVTNTPLENYTPNPNYNKKIENFEKQFEKQINKLNDKIDLLADMMWDDKAEARKNLMIPPEFASIYKQAKESGMLENHLEAIMKATIENMPAAMKTNKDAVQRYFHSLLRNILPCRVESDIKKQKIMMLVGPTGVGKTTTLAKLAFRYAYGDKRYKTGIITLDTYRIGAVEQLFQYAKMMKLPIIDSIEPKDLDEAIKSLNNCEVILVDTIGNSQYDQSKLAKTKEFLMHSNAEIDVNLVVSANTKQEDLMEIYKNFSFLNIDTLIITKFDETKVFGNIFSLVYETNIPLSFFSIGQEVPDDLEVANSDFLVHCILEGFNKGKNNE, from the coding sequence ATGGGACAACTTATACATACTTTTACTGTTGAAGATACAGAACAAATTATACCCAAAGTAAAAGAAGATTACGGAGATAAAGCTTTAATTATAACAAATAAACAAATTCGTCCTAAAACCTTAAATCGCAGTGCGCTTTATGAGGTTATGGTAGCCATAGAAGAAAGCGACTATGAAGAACACTTAAAAAAACAAGGAAAATCTTTACCTGCAAAAAAAAGCTCGCCAAAACCATCTTCTACCTCTCTTGCAGAAGAAAAAATTAGATCTCAAATCCCTCAAGAAGATGAAGATGTAGTCTTGGATTTCTCAAACACTCGCTTAAATACAAATTTAAACACTGTAAAAAACAATGACTTAACTAAAAAAACCTATCAAGATTTTCCACAAAACAAAATCAACCCTCATCAAAATAAGACTCTAGGCTTTGATGATTTTAAAGAAAAACTAAGTGAAGTTAGCAATGAAATTTCTAAAGTCACAAACACACCTTTAGAAAATTACACCCCTAATCCAAATTATAATAAAAAAATAGAAAATTTTGAAAAGCAATTTGAAAAACAAATCAACAAGCTTAACGATAAAATAGATCTTCTTGCAGATATGATGTGGGACGATAAAGCTGAAGCTAGAAAAAATCTTATGATACCTCCTGAATTTGCAAGTATTTATAAACAAGCCAAAGAAAGTGGAATGCTTGAAAATCATCTAGAAGCGATTATGAAAGCAACTATAGAAAATATGCCAGCTGCTATGAAAACCAACAAAGATGCGGTTCAAAGATATTTTCACTCACTTTTAAGAAATATCTTGCCTTGTCGTGTTGAAAGCGATATAAAAAAACAAAAAATCATGATGCTAGTAGGCCCAACAGGAGTCGGAAAAACAACAACCTTAGCTAAGTTAGCTTTTCGCTATGCTTATGGAGATAAGCGTTATAAAACAGGTATTATTACGCTTGATACTTATAGAATCGGTGCGGTTGAGCAACTTTTTCAGTATGCAAAAATGATGAAACTTCCTATTATTGATAGCATAGAACCAAAGGATTTAGATGAAGCGATAAAAAGCTTAAATAATTGCGAAGTAATTTTAGTTGATACTATAGGAAATTCACAATACGATCAAAGCAAACTTGCTAAAACTAAAGAATTTTTAATGCACTCAAATGCAGAAATTGATGTAAATTTAGTGGTTTCTGCAAACACCAAACAGGAAGATTTAATGGAAATTTATAAAAATTTTTCATTCTTAAATATTGATACTTTGATTATTACTAAATTTGATGAAACAAAGGTTTTTGGAAATATCTTCTCTCTTGTTTATGAAACAAATATTCCTCTAAGCTTTTTCTCTATAGGACAAGAAGTGCCAGATGATTTAGAAGTAGCCAATAGTGATTTTCTAGTTCATTGTATTTTAGAAGGGTTTAACAAAGGAAAAAATAATGAATAA
- the folK gene encoding 2-amino-4-hydroxy-6-hydroxymethyldihydropteridine diphosphokinase, protein MLKIQGVKHFEKSRFFPFFSQNIRSFKYLALIGLGSNIEPEKKRFDMLFRVMMDDKRFKILSTSPMLINEAFGFKEQKDFTNAVMLIQTNLHARALLKVLLYYEVKFKRKRTFKNAPRTLDLDLLYFSQKVKRDKWCEVPHKGAKERVSVILPLGMI, encoded by the coding sequence ATGCTAAAAATTCAAGGAGTAAAACACTTTGAAAAAAGTCGTTTTTTTCCTTTTTTTAGTCAAAATATACGATCTTTTAAATATTTAGCTCTTATAGGCTTAGGAAGCAATATAGAGCCCGAAAAAAAAAGATTTGATATGCTTTTTCGAGTAATGATGGATGATAAAAGATTTAAAATTTTATCCACATCTCCTATGTTGATAAATGAAGCCTTTGGTTTTAAAGAGCAAAAAGATTTTACCAATGCTGTTATGTTGATACAAACTAATTTGCATGCACGAGCACTTTTGAAAGTTTTACTTTATTATGAAGTAAAATTTAAACGCAAGAGAACTTTCAAAAACGCTCCTAGAACGCTTGATTTAGATCTTTTATACTTTTCACAAAAAGTCAAGCGTGATAAGTGGTGTGAGGTGCCTCATAAAGGGGCTAAAGAAAGAGTGAGTGTAATTTTGCCTTTAGGCATGATATAA
- the aroQ gene encoding type II 3-dehydroquinate dehydratase has protein sequence MKIMIIQGPNVNMLGVREVGIYGAMKMEEIHEQMKLAASQNNVELDFFQSNFEGEIVDKIQECLGTVDGIIINAAGYTHTSVAIRDAIAAVALPTIEVHISNVYRREEFRQKSLIAPVCSGTIVGFGPFGYHLALMGIIQICEQIKNLRAMQQAQQTNK, from the coding sequence ATGAAAATAATGATTATCCAAGGCCCAAATGTTAATATGCTTGGCGTAAGAGAAGTGGGAATTTATGGTGCTATGAAAATGGAAGAAATTCATGAGCAAATGAAACTTGCAGCATCGCAAAACAATGTAGAACTTGACTTTTTCCAAAGTAATTTTGAAGGTGAAATCGTAGATAAAATTCAAGAATGCCTTGGAACAGTTGATGGAATTATTATCAACGCAGCAGGCTATACTCATACTTCAGTAGCTATTCGCGATGCTATTGCAGCAGTAGCTTTGCCTACAATTGAAGTACATATTAGCAATGTTTATCGCAGAGAAGAATTTCGTCAAAAAAGTCTTATAGCACCTGTATGTTCTGGAACTATTGTTGGTTTTGGTCCTTTTGGCTATCACTTGGCTTTAATGGGTATAATTCAAATTTGCGAACAAATAAAAAATTTGCGTGCGATGCAACAAGCACAACAAACGAATAAATAA
- a CDS encoding metal-dependent hydrolase — protein MFIAAARYLFLCDEDFTILENQAFVFEDKILELGELDNLGKKYPKAKIIKTPKNSVILPAFINPHTHLEFSANSTTLHFGEFLIWLKSVINSRSMLNAQAKEELILQSIKKMQKSGIGTIGEISSFGSDLDPCLKASHKGMRIVFFNEILGTNENQVEDKKQEFLKRFENSLKFKNDFFIPAISIHSPYSTHPSLAHFALDLAKKQNLLVSTHFLESKAENIWLRESKGSFKKWLENFTLHPKPLYTPKDFAKLFKGVRTLFTHCVYLKEYEWLDKNLHSITHCAFSNRLLSQKSLDLKTALKSGLNIHLGTDGLSSNISLSLLDEMRANLLIHKNFDLLELASKLLQMVTLYPARALNLNLGELKKGKIADFSVFELGECDKKQAPLQFILNAKEVDKLFIKGKECKF, from the coding sequence GTGTTTATAGCTGCTGCAAGATATCTTTTTTTATGCGATGAAGATTTTACAATACTAGAAAATCAAGCCTTTGTTTTTGAAGATAAAATTTTAGAATTGGGTGAATTGGATAATTTAGGAAAAAAATATCCCAAGGCTAAAATCATCAAAACACCTAAAAATTCGGTTATTTTACCTGCTTTTATAAATCCTCACACACACTTAGAATTTAGTGCAAATTCAACAACTTTACATTTTGGAGAATTTTTAATTTGGCTTAAAAGTGTTATAAATTCTCGTTCCATGTTAAATGCACAGGCCAAAGAAGAATTAATACTTCAAAGCATTAAAAAAATGCAAAAAAGCGGTATAGGCACTATAGGTGAAATTTCAAGTTTTGGGAGTGATTTAGATCCTTGCTTAAAGGCTAGTCACAAGGGTATGCGTATAGTATTTTTTAATGAAATTTTGGGTACAAATGAAAATCAAGTTGAAGATAAAAAACAAGAATTTTTAAAAAGATTTGAAAATTCTTTGAAATTTAAAAATGATTTTTTTATCCCGGCAATTTCGATTCATTCTCCTTATTCAACTCATCCTAGTTTGGCTCATTTTGCTCTTGATTTAGCTAAAAAGCAAAATTTACTAGTTAGTACGCATTTTTTAGAAAGTAAGGCTGAAAATATCTGGCTTAGAGAGTCTAAAGGGAGTTTTAAAAAATGGCTTGAAAATTTCACACTTCATCCTAAGCCTCTTTATACACCAAAGGATTTTGCTAAACTCTTTAAAGGAGTAAGGACTCTTTTTACGCATTGTGTTTATTTAAAAGAATATGAATGGTTAGATAAAAATTTACATTCTATTACACATTGTGCATTTTCAAATCGCCTTTTAAGTCAAAAAAGCTTAGATTTAAAAACGGCTTTAAAAAGTGGATTGAATATCCATTTAGGAACCGATGGACTTAGCTCGAATATTTCATTGTCCTTACTTGATGAAATGCGCGCGAATTTGCTTATACATAAGAATTTTGATTTATTAGAGTTAGCCTCTAAGCTTTTGCAAATGGTAACACTTTATCCTGCAAGGGCTTTAAATTTAAATTTAGGAGAGCTTAAAAAAGGTAAAATTGCTGATTTTAGCGTATTTGAGCTAGGAGAATGTGATAAAAAGCAAGCTCCTTTGCAGTTTATTTTAAATGCCAAGGAAGTGGATAAATTATTTATAAAAGGAAAAGAATGCAAATTTTAA
- the sppA gene encoding signal peptide peptidase SppA: MQILKSFFKALGCGIKFINTYFKTFVLLLIVIWILMPSANSSSNLANLERIDLKGEIFDSSEVLEKIINAKNDSNIKGVLFVIDSPGGAFAPSMELALAIKDLKIKKPVLVYASGTMASGSYLAGVGANKILANPASFIGSIGVIMQGADLSGLANKLGIKEQTIQAGEFKSAGTFARAWNENERNFLQGLIDQSYDLFTGFVAKERALDLNKKDQWANARVFLAAKAKELGLIDELSNYENAKKELEKLANVSNPIWKEEDKIDKFLNRLEGQASSLISKSLIEIAYKTNSSFINAR, encoded by the coding sequence ATGCAAATTTTAAAATCATTTTTTAAGGCTTTAGGATGCGGTATAAAATTTATCAATACTTATTTTAAAACCTTTGTTTTATTGTTGATTGTTATATGGATTTTAATGCCTAGTGCAAATTCAAGCTCCAATCTTGCAAATTTAGAACGCATTGATTTAAAGGGTGAAATTTTTGATAGCTCTGAAGTTTTAGAAAAAATTATCAATGCTAAAAATGATAGCAATATCAAAGGAGTGCTTTTTGTTATAGACTCTCCTGGTGGAGCTTTTGCTCCTAGTATGGAACTAGCTCTAGCTATAAAGGATTTAAAAATTAAAAAGCCTGTGCTTGTTTATGCAAGCGGAACTATGGCAAGCGGAAGTTATTTAGCAGGAGTTGGAGCCAATAAAATTTTAGCCAATCCAGCAAGTTTTATAGGCTCTATCGGTGTGATTATGCAAGGAGCTGATTTAAGCGGATTGGCTAATAAACTCGGTATTAAAGAACAAACTATTCAAGCGGGTGAATTTAAAAGTGCTGGAACTTTTGCAAGAGCTTGGAATGAGAATGAAAGAAATTTTTTACAAGGTTTAATAGATCAAAGTTATGATCTTTTTACAGGTTTTGTTGCTAAGGAAAGAGCATTAGATCTTAACAAAAAAGATCAATGGGCAAATGCAAGAGTGTTTTTAGCTGCCAAGGCTAAGGAGCTTGGTCTTATAGATGAGCTTAGTAATTATGAAAATGCTAAAAAGGAGCTTGAAAAACTTGCTAATGTTTCAAATCCTATTTGGAAAGAAGAAGATAAGATTGATAAATTTCTTAACCGCCTAGAAGGACAAGCATCAAGCTTGATAAGTAAAAGCTTAATCGAAATCGCTTATAAGACTAATAGCAGTTTTATAAACGCTAGATAA